One window from the genome of Asterias rubens chromosome 11, eAstRub1.3, whole genome shotgun sequence encodes:
- the LOC117296683 gene encoding palmitoyltransferase ZDHHC18-like: MDFTSCSSLMENRLTKQSGAVAKSCPFLATRLSFAIPVVGALITIFCLSALLRTSFSDPGIIPRATPDEAADIERQMEVPNPDNPTYRPPPRIKEVVINGQTIKLKYCFTCKIFRPPRASHCSLCDNCVEQFDHHCPWVGNCVGKRNYRFFYLFIVSTCLLAIYVFACNITTIVLLSNDAGGFLEALKRTPASIIEALICFISIWSVLGLAGFHTYLVASSQTTNEDIKGTWSSKRSQDIFNPYSHGSVVSNCCMAICGPFSPSLIDRRGFVVPAEPSVVSSSSPTRPLHSYGSAAPTHAVNFSDSEDSNSRLSSSSDSEHQDNKAGLSVTMTSTLTDQSAEPSPFKVANEVMGQRSGPTSNGKVLHLGQVNSVHPSPTTPRETQPLLGSEMTMGDIDKQGHQTVTPRSTEEGGDSLQGMSNWGLVKLSSV, translated from the exons ATGGACTTTACAAGTTGTAGTTCCCTTATGGAAAACCGTCTGACAAAACAATCAGGGGCAGTCGCCAAAAG CTGTCCGTTCCTGGCCACGCGTCTGTCCTTTGCCATTCCCGTCGTGGGTGCCCTCATCACCATCTTCTGCCTTTCTGCGTTACTGCGCACCAGCTTCAGCGATCCCGGGATCATTCCACGTGCCACGCCTGATGAAGCAGCTGATATAGAACGCCAAATGG AGGTACCCAATCCCGATAATCCGACATATCGGCCGCCTCCCCGGATCAAAGAGGTGGTGATAAATGGTCAGACCATCAAGCTCAAGTACTGCTTCACTTGTAAGATATTCAGACCCCCTCGGGCATCCCACTGTAGCCTCTGCGATAACTGTGTCG AACAATTTGATCACCACTGCCCATGGGTGGGCAACTGTGTGGGGAAGAGGAACTATCGCTTTTTCTACTTGTTTATCGTCTCCACATGTTTACTTGCTATCTATGTCTTTGCATGTAATATTACTACGATCGTGCTGC TGAGCAACGATGCTGGTGGATTCTTAGAAGCGTTGAAGAGGACCCCAGCCAG TATCATTGAGGCCTTGATATGCTTCATATCTATATGGTCCGTACTAGGACTGGCTGGCTTCCATACGTACCTGGTGGCATCCAGTCAAACTACAAATGAAGAT ATAAAAGGCACCTGGTCGTCCAAGAGATCTCAAGATATATTTAATCCTTACAGTCACGGTTCTGTCGTCAGTAACTGCTGCATGGCTATATGTGGGCCTTTCTCACCAAG CCTGATTGATCGTAGAGGGTTTGTGGTCCCCGCTGAACCATCTGTAGTCTCCTCCTCCAGCCCTACCAGGCCATTACACTCATACGGTAGTGCAGCACCTACACATGCAGTT AATTTTTCAGATAGTGAGGATTCCAACTCGCGCCTCTCTTCGAGTAGTGACTCCGAACATCAGGACAACAAGGCTGGTCTCTCCGTCACCATGACGAGCACATTAACGGACCAATCGGCAGAGCCGTCACCTTTCAAAGTGGCCAATGAGGTGATGGGTCAACGCTCAGGGCCCACGTCCAACGGCAAAGTCCTGCATCTAGGGCAGGTCAACTCGGTGCACCCGTCGCCGACGACGCCAAGGGAAACCCAGCCGTTGCTTGGCTCAGAGATGACAATGGGCGACATCGACAAACAGGGTCACCAAACGGTGACCCCTAGGAGTACGGAGGAGGGCGGAGACTCACTCCAAGGGATGAGTAATTGGGGACTGGTTAAGCTCAGCTCAGTTTga